The following proteins are encoded in a genomic region of Lutra lutra chromosome 16, mLutLut1.2, whole genome shotgun sequence:
- the CAMTA2 gene encoding calmodulin-binding transcription activator 2 isoform X2, with product MGTDSPSPRPLRPGVTLPPGALTMNTKDTTEVAENSHRLKIFLPKKLLECLPRCPLLPPERLRWNTNEEIASYLITFEKHDEWLSCAPKTRPRNGSIILYNRKKVKYRKDGYLWKKRRDGKTTREDHMKLKVQGMECLYGCYVHSSIIPTFHRRCYWLLQNPDIVLVHYLNVPALEDCGKGCSPIFCSISSDRREWLKWSREELLGQLKPMFHGIKWSCGNGMEEFSVEQLVQQILDTHPTKPAPRTHACLCSGGLGSGSLTHKCSSTKHRIISPKVEPRALTLTSVPHPPEPPPLIAPLPPELPKAHTSPSSSSSSSSGFAEPLEIRPSPPTSQGGSSRGGTAILLLTGLEQRTGGLTPARHLAPQADPRPPMSLAVVVGSEASAPPAPPSPAFDPDRFLNSPQRGQTYGGGQGVSPDFPEAEAAHTPCPALEPAAALEPQAAARGPPPPPGAGGRRGNRFFIQDDGSGEELKAQGATPPAPSPPPSPPPSPAPLEPAGRGGRGEALFGGAAGASELEPFSLASFPDLMGELISDEASGTPAPAAQLSPALNTITDFSPEWSYPEGGVKVLITGPWTEAAEHYSCVFDHIAVPASLVQPGVLRCYCPAHEVGLVSLQVAGREGPLSTSVLFEYRARRFLSLPSTQLDWLSLDDNQFRMSILERLEQMEKRMADMAAAGQAPCRGPDVPPIQDEGQGPGFEARVVVLVESMIPRSTQRGPERLAHGNPFRGMSLLHLAAAQGYARLIETLSQWRSVGTGSLDLEQEADPLNVDHFSCTPLMWACALGHLEAAVLLFRWNRQALSIPDSLGRLPLSVAHSRGHVRLARCLEELQRQEASAEPPLALSPPSSSPDTGLSSVSSPSELSEGTFSVTSAYSSAPDGSPLPASETVPGQLSAGGPEVPLFLMDCEINPHGPAPSPPPLPAAPEVGAAPEEADGPPAVDVIPVDMISLAKQIIEATPERIKREDFVGLPEAGVPTRERTGALGLSETMSWLASYLENVDHFPSSGPPSELPFERGRPAVPPAPSWAEFLSASASGKMESDFALLTLSDHEQRELYEAARVIQTAFRKYKGRRLKEQQEVAAAVIQRCYRKYKQLTWIALKFALYKKMTQAAILIQSKFRSYYEQKRFQQSRRAAVLIQQHYRSYRRRPGPPHRPTGSLPARSKGSFLTKKQDQAARKIMRFLRRCRHRMRELKQNQELEGVPQPGLAT from the exons ATGGG cacagactccccctccccccggcccctcAGGCCGGGGGTGACCTTGCCCCCTGGAGCCCTCACCATGAATACCAAGGACACCACCGAGGTTGCCG AGAACAGCCACCGCCTGAAGATCTTTCTCCCTAAGAAGCTGCTGGAGTGTCTTCCTCGCTGTCCGCTGCTGCCTCCCGAGCGGCTTCGCTGGAATACAAATGAG GAGATCGCATCCTATTTGATCACCTTTGAGAAGCATGACGAGTGGCTGTCCTGTGCCCCAAAGACAAG gcctcgGAACGGCTCCATCATCCTGTACAATCGCAAGAAGGTGAAGTACCGTAAGGACGGCTACCTGTGGAAGAAGCGGAGGGATGGGAAGACCACACGCGAGGACCACATGAAGCTGAAGGTCCAGGGCATGGAG TGTCTCTATGGCTGCTACGTTCACTCTTCCATCATCCCCACGTTCCATCGGCGCTGCTACTGGCTGCTGCAG AACCCTGACATCGTGCTTGTGCACTACCTGAACGTCCCAGCCCTGGAGGACTGTGGGAAGGGCTGCAGCCCCATCTTCTGTTCCATCAGCAGCGACCGGCGAGAGTGGCTGAAGTGGTCCCGGGAGGAGCTGCTGGGGCAGCTGAAGCCCATGT TTCATGGCATCAAGTGGAGCTGTGGGAATGGTATGGAGGAGTTCTCTGTGGAGCAGCTGGTGCAGCAGATCCTGGACACGCACCCCACCAAGCCTGCACCGCGAACCCATGCCTGCCTGTGCAGCGGGGGCCTCG GTTCCGGAAGTCTGACCCACAAATGCAGCAGCACGAAACACCGCATCATTTCTCCGAAAGTGGAGCCCCGAGCGTTAACCCTGACCTCGGTCCCCCATCCCCCTGAGCCCCCTCCGCTGATAGCCCCTCTTCCTCCGGAGCTCCCCAAGGCACAtacttccccttcctcttcctcctcctcctcctctggcttTGCAGAACCCCTAGAGATCAGACCTAGCCCTCCCACCTCTCAAGGGGGTTCATCGAGAGGAGGCACCGCCATCCTCCTCCTGACGGGACTGGAGCAGCGGACCGGGGGCTTGACGCCTGCCAGGCACTTGGCTCCCCAGGCGGATCCTAGGCCTCCCATGAGCTTGGCTGTGGTTGTAGGCTCGGAGGCCTCTGCCCCGCCggctcctcccagccctgcctttgACCCGGATCGTTTTCTCAACAGCCCCCAGAGGGGCCAGACATACGGAGGTGGGCAGGGGGTAAGCCCAGACTTCCCAGAGGCAGAGGCCGCccacaccccctgccctgccctagAGCCCGCTGCTGCCCTGGAGCCCCAGGCAGCTGCTCGGGGTCCCCCTCCTCCGCCAGGAGCAGGTGGGAGAAGAGGAAACCGCTTTTTCATTCAAGATgatggcagtggggaggagctCAAGGCCCAGGGGGCCACCCCACCCGCACCTTCACCCCCTCCTTCACCCCCTCCTTCACCCGCCCCCCTGGAGCCGGCAGGCAGGGGAGGTAGAGGGGAGGCCTTGTTTGGAGGAGCTGCTGGGGCCAGCGAACTGGAGCCCTTCAGTCTTGCATCATTCCCAGACCTCATGGGGGAGCTCATCAGTGACGAGGCTTcaggcacccctgccccagccgcCCAGCTCTCTCCTGCTCTTAACACCATCACGGACTTCTCCCCAGAGTGGTCCTACCCGGAG GGTGGCGTCAAGGTGCTCATCACAGGCCCCTGGACAGAGGCCGCCGAGCACTACTCCTGTGTCTTCGATCACATCGCTGTGCCGGCCTCGCTTGTCCAGCCCGGGGTCTTACGCTGCTACTGTCCTG CCCATGAGGTGGGGCTGGTGTCTCTGCAGGTGGCAGGCCGGGAGGGGCCCCTTTCCACCTCTGTGCTCTTTGAGTATCGAGCCCGCCGGTTCCTTTCACTGCCAAGTACTCAGCTTGACTGGTTGTCATTGGACG ACAACCAGTTCCGAATGTCCATTCTGGAGCGGCTGGAGCAGATGGAGAAGCGGATGGCGGACATGGCAGCAgctgggcaggctccctgccgcggTCCTGACGTGCCTCCGATCCAG GATGAAGGCCAGGGGCCTGGCTTTGAGGCTCGGGTGGTTGTCCTGGTAGAGAGCATGATCCCACGGTCCACCCAGAGGGGCCCTGAGCGCCTGGCCCACGGGAACCCCTTCCGAGGCATGAGCCTCCTACACCTGGCCGCTGCCCAGGGCTACGCACGCCTCATCGAGACACTGAGCCAGTGGCG GAGCGTGGGGACAGGGAGTTTGGACTTGGAGCAAGAGGCTGACCCGCTCAATGTGGACCACTTCTCCTGCACCCCGCTG ATGTGGGCCTGTGCCCTGGGCCACCTGGAAGCCGCAGTGCTCCTCTTCCGCTGGAACCGGCAGGCGCTGAGCATTCCCGACTCCCTGGGCCGGCTGCCCCTGTCCGTGGCACACTCCCGGGGTCATGTGCGCCTTGCCCGCTGCCTCGAGGAACTGCAGAGACAGGAAGCTTCAGCGGAGCCCCCACTCGCCCTGTCACCACCCTCCTCCAGTCCTGACACTG GGCTGAGCAGCGTCTCCTCGCCCTCGGAGCTGTCAGAGGGCACCTTCTCCGTCACATCTGCCTACTCCAGCGCCCCAGATGGTAGTCCTCTGCCGGCCTCCGAGACTGTCCCTGGCCAGCTCTCTGCCGGTGGCCCCGAGGTCCCCCTGTTCCTCATGGACTGTGAAATCAACCCCCACGggccagccccctccccgcctcctctTCCAGCAGCCCCAGAAGTTGGGGCTGCCCCTGAGGAAGCAGACGGCCCGCCGGCCGTGGATGTGATCCCG GTGGACATGATCTCACTGGCCAAGCAGATCATCGAAGCCACGCCAGAGCGGATAAAGCGAGAGGACTTCGTGGGGCTGCCTGAGGCCGGAGTGCCCACGAGGGAGCGGACAGGAGCCCTGGGGCTCAGTGAGACCATGTCCTGGCTGGCCAGCTACCTGGAGAACGTGGACCATTTCCCCAGCTCAGGCCCCCCCAG CGAACTGCCCTTTGAGCGTGGGCGCCCGgctgtccccccagccccctcctgggCAGAGTTCCTGTCTGCCTCGGCCAGCGGCAAGATGGAGAGTGATTTTGCCCTGCTGACGCTGTCGGATCACGAGCAGCGGGAACTGTACGAGGCCGCACGCGTCATCCAGACGGCCTTCCGAAAGTACAAG GGCCGGAGGCTAAAGGAGCAGCAGGAGGTGGCGGCGGCTGTGATCCAGCGCTGCTACCGGAAGTACAAGCAG CTGACCTGGATTGCGCTTAAG TTTGCGCTCTATAAGAAGATGACCCAGGCGGCCATCTTGATCCAGAGCAAGTTCCGAAGCTACTACGAACAGAAGCGCTTCCAGCAGAGCCGCCGGGCGGCTGTGCTCATCCAGCAGCATTACCGCTCCTACCGCCGTCGGCCCGGGCCTCCCCACCGGCCCACGGGCAGCCTGCCAGCCCGCAGCAA AGGCTCCTTCCTCACCAAGAAGCAGGACCAGGCAGCCCGAAAGATCATGAGATTCCTGCGGCGCTGCCGACACAG GATGAGGGAACTGAAGCAGAACCAGGAGCTGGAAGGGGTCCCCCAGCCCGGACTGGCCACCTGA
- the CAMTA2 gene encoding calmodulin-binding transcription activator 2 isoform X3, producing MGTDSPSPRPLRPGVTLPPGALTMNTKDTTEVAENSHRLKIFLPKKLLECLPRCPLLPPERLRWNTNEEIASYLITFEKHDEWLSCAPKTRPRNGSIILYNRKKVKYRKDGYLWKKRRDGKTTREDHMKLKVQGMEPVSWQCLYGCYVHSSIIPTFHRRCYWLLQNPDIVLVHYLNVPALEDCGKGCSPIFCSISSDRREWLKWSREELLGQLKPMFHGIKWSCGNGMEEFSVEQLVQQILDTHPTKPAPRTHACLCSGGLGSGSLTHKCSSTKHRIISPKVEPRALTLTSVPHPPEPPPLIAPLPPELPKAHTSPSSSSSSSSGFAEPLEIRPSPPTSQGGSSRGGTAILLLTGLEQRTGGLTPARHLAPQADPRPPMSLAVVVGSEASAPPAPPSPAFDPDRFLNSPQRGQTYGGGQGVSPDFPEAEAAHTPCPALEPAAALEPQAAARGPPPPPGAGGRRGNRFFIQDDGSGEELKAQGATPPAPSPPPSPPPSPAPLEPAGRGGRGEALFGGAAGASELEPFSLASFPDLMGELISDEASGTPAPAAQLSPALNTITDFSPEWSYPEGGVKVLITGPWTEAAEHYSCVFDHIAVPASLVQPGVLRCYCPAHEVGLVSLQVAGREGPLSTSVLFEYRARRFLSLPSTQLDWLSLDDNQFRMSILERLEQMEKRMADMAAAGQAPCRGPDVPPIQDEGQGPGFEARVVVLVESMIPRSTQRGPERLAHGNPFRGMSLLHLAAAQGYARLIETLSQWRSVGTGSLDLEQEADPLNVDHFSCTPLMWACALGHLEAAVLLFRWNRQALSIPDSLGRLPLSVAHSRGHVRLARCLEELQRQEASAEPPLALSPPSSSPDTGLSSVSSPSELSEGTFSVTSAYSSAPDGSPLPASETVPGQLSAGGPEVPLFLMDCEINPHGPAPSPPPLPAAPEVGAAPEEADGPPAVDVIPVDMISLAKQIIEATPERIKREDFVGLPEAGVPTRERTGALGLSETMSWLASYLENVDHFPSSGPPSELPFERGRPAVPPAPSWAEFLSASASGKMESDFALLTLSDHEQRELYEAARVIQTAFRKYKGRRLKEQQEVAAAVIQRCYRKYKQFALYKKMTQAAILIQSKFRSYYEQKRFQQSRRAAVLIQQHYRSYRRRPGPPHRPTGSLPARSKGSFLTKKQDQAARKIMRFLRRCRHRMRELKQNQELEGVPQPGLAT from the exons ATGGG cacagactccccctccccccggcccctcAGGCCGGGGGTGACCTTGCCCCCTGGAGCCCTCACCATGAATACCAAGGACACCACCGAGGTTGCCG AGAACAGCCACCGCCTGAAGATCTTTCTCCCTAAGAAGCTGCTGGAGTGTCTTCCTCGCTGTCCGCTGCTGCCTCCCGAGCGGCTTCGCTGGAATACAAATGAG GAGATCGCATCCTATTTGATCACCTTTGAGAAGCATGACGAGTGGCTGTCCTGTGCCCCAAAGACAAG gcctcgGAACGGCTCCATCATCCTGTACAATCGCAAGAAGGTGAAGTACCGTAAGGACGGCTACCTGTGGAAGAAGCGGAGGGATGGGAAGACCACACGCGAGGACCACATGAAGCTGAAGGTCCAGGGCATGGAG cctgtctCCTGGCAGTGTCTCTATGGCTGCTACGTTCACTCTTCCATCATCCCCACGTTCCATCGGCGCTGCTACTGGCTGCTGCAG AACCCTGACATCGTGCTTGTGCACTACCTGAACGTCCCAGCCCTGGAGGACTGTGGGAAGGGCTGCAGCCCCATCTTCTGTTCCATCAGCAGCGACCGGCGAGAGTGGCTGAAGTGGTCCCGGGAGGAGCTGCTGGGGCAGCTGAAGCCCATGT TTCATGGCATCAAGTGGAGCTGTGGGAATGGTATGGAGGAGTTCTCTGTGGAGCAGCTGGTGCAGCAGATCCTGGACACGCACCCCACCAAGCCTGCACCGCGAACCCATGCCTGCCTGTGCAGCGGGGGCCTCG GTTCCGGAAGTCTGACCCACAAATGCAGCAGCACGAAACACCGCATCATTTCTCCGAAAGTGGAGCCCCGAGCGTTAACCCTGACCTCGGTCCCCCATCCCCCTGAGCCCCCTCCGCTGATAGCCCCTCTTCCTCCGGAGCTCCCCAAGGCACAtacttccccttcctcttcctcctcctcctcctctggcttTGCAGAACCCCTAGAGATCAGACCTAGCCCTCCCACCTCTCAAGGGGGTTCATCGAGAGGAGGCACCGCCATCCTCCTCCTGACGGGACTGGAGCAGCGGACCGGGGGCTTGACGCCTGCCAGGCACTTGGCTCCCCAGGCGGATCCTAGGCCTCCCATGAGCTTGGCTGTGGTTGTAGGCTCGGAGGCCTCTGCCCCGCCggctcctcccagccctgcctttgACCCGGATCGTTTTCTCAACAGCCCCCAGAGGGGCCAGACATACGGAGGTGGGCAGGGGGTAAGCCCAGACTTCCCAGAGGCAGAGGCCGCccacaccccctgccctgccctagAGCCCGCTGCTGCCCTGGAGCCCCAGGCAGCTGCTCGGGGTCCCCCTCCTCCGCCAGGAGCAGGTGGGAGAAGAGGAAACCGCTTTTTCATTCAAGATgatggcagtggggaggagctCAAGGCCCAGGGGGCCACCCCACCCGCACCTTCACCCCCTCCTTCACCCCCTCCTTCACCCGCCCCCCTGGAGCCGGCAGGCAGGGGAGGTAGAGGGGAGGCCTTGTTTGGAGGAGCTGCTGGGGCCAGCGAACTGGAGCCCTTCAGTCTTGCATCATTCCCAGACCTCATGGGGGAGCTCATCAGTGACGAGGCTTcaggcacccctgccccagccgcCCAGCTCTCTCCTGCTCTTAACACCATCACGGACTTCTCCCCAGAGTGGTCCTACCCGGAG GGTGGCGTCAAGGTGCTCATCACAGGCCCCTGGACAGAGGCCGCCGAGCACTACTCCTGTGTCTTCGATCACATCGCTGTGCCGGCCTCGCTTGTCCAGCCCGGGGTCTTACGCTGCTACTGTCCTG CCCATGAGGTGGGGCTGGTGTCTCTGCAGGTGGCAGGCCGGGAGGGGCCCCTTTCCACCTCTGTGCTCTTTGAGTATCGAGCCCGCCGGTTCCTTTCACTGCCAAGTACTCAGCTTGACTGGTTGTCATTGGACG ACAACCAGTTCCGAATGTCCATTCTGGAGCGGCTGGAGCAGATGGAGAAGCGGATGGCGGACATGGCAGCAgctgggcaggctccctgccgcggTCCTGACGTGCCTCCGATCCAG GATGAAGGCCAGGGGCCTGGCTTTGAGGCTCGGGTGGTTGTCCTGGTAGAGAGCATGATCCCACGGTCCACCCAGAGGGGCCCTGAGCGCCTGGCCCACGGGAACCCCTTCCGAGGCATGAGCCTCCTACACCTGGCCGCTGCCCAGGGCTACGCACGCCTCATCGAGACACTGAGCCAGTGGCG GAGCGTGGGGACAGGGAGTTTGGACTTGGAGCAAGAGGCTGACCCGCTCAATGTGGACCACTTCTCCTGCACCCCGCTG ATGTGGGCCTGTGCCCTGGGCCACCTGGAAGCCGCAGTGCTCCTCTTCCGCTGGAACCGGCAGGCGCTGAGCATTCCCGACTCCCTGGGCCGGCTGCCCCTGTCCGTGGCACACTCCCGGGGTCATGTGCGCCTTGCCCGCTGCCTCGAGGAACTGCAGAGACAGGAAGCTTCAGCGGAGCCCCCACTCGCCCTGTCACCACCCTCCTCCAGTCCTGACACTG GGCTGAGCAGCGTCTCCTCGCCCTCGGAGCTGTCAGAGGGCACCTTCTCCGTCACATCTGCCTACTCCAGCGCCCCAGATGGTAGTCCTCTGCCGGCCTCCGAGACTGTCCCTGGCCAGCTCTCTGCCGGTGGCCCCGAGGTCCCCCTGTTCCTCATGGACTGTGAAATCAACCCCCACGggccagccccctccccgcctcctctTCCAGCAGCCCCAGAAGTTGGGGCTGCCCCTGAGGAAGCAGACGGCCCGCCGGCCGTGGATGTGATCCCG GTGGACATGATCTCACTGGCCAAGCAGATCATCGAAGCCACGCCAGAGCGGATAAAGCGAGAGGACTTCGTGGGGCTGCCTGAGGCCGGAGTGCCCACGAGGGAGCGGACAGGAGCCCTGGGGCTCAGTGAGACCATGTCCTGGCTGGCCAGCTACCTGGAGAACGTGGACCATTTCCCCAGCTCAGGCCCCCCCAG CGAACTGCCCTTTGAGCGTGGGCGCCCGgctgtccccccagccccctcctgggCAGAGTTCCTGTCTGCCTCGGCCAGCGGCAAGATGGAGAGTGATTTTGCCCTGCTGACGCTGTCGGATCACGAGCAGCGGGAACTGTACGAGGCCGCACGCGTCATCCAGACGGCCTTCCGAAAGTACAAG GGCCGGAGGCTAAAGGAGCAGCAGGAGGTGGCGGCGGCTGTGATCCAGCGCTGCTACCGGAAGTACAAGCAG TTTGCGCTCTATAAGAAGATGACCCAGGCGGCCATCTTGATCCAGAGCAAGTTCCGAAGCTACTACGAACAGAAGCGCTTCCAGCAGAGCCGCCGGGCGGCTGTGCTCATCCAGCAGCATTACCGCTCCTACCGCCGTCGGCCCGGGCCTCCCCACCGGCCCACGGGCAGCCTGCCAGCCCGCAGCAA AGGCTCCTTCCTCACCAAGAAGCAGGACCAGGCAGCCCGAAAGATCATGAGATTCCTGCGGCGCTGCCGACACAG GATGAGGGAACTGAAGCAGAACCAGGAGCTGGAAGGGGTCCCCCAGCCCGGACTGGCCACCTGA
- the CAMTA2 gene encoding calmodulin-binding transcription activator 2 isoform X6: MGTDSPSPRPLRPGVTLPPGALTMNTKDTTEVAENSHRLKIFLPKKLLECLPRCPLLPPERLRWNTNEEIASYLITFEKHDEWLSCAPKTRPRNGSIILYNRKKVKYRKDGYLWKKRRDGKTTREDHMKLKVQGMENPDIVLVHYLNVPALEDCGKGCSPIFCSISSDRREWLKWSREELLGQLKPMFHGIKWSCGNGMEEFSVEQLVQQILDTHPTKPAPRTHACLCSGGLGSGSLTHKCSSTKHRIISPKVEPRALTLTSVPHPPEPPPLIAPLPPELPKAHTSPSSSSSSSSGFAEPLEIRPSPPTSQGGSSRGGTAILLLTGLEQRTGGLTPARHLAPQADPRPPMSLAVVVGSEASAPPAPPSPAFDPDRFLNSPQRGQTYGGGQGVSPDFPEAEAAHTPCPALEPAAALEPQAAARGPPPPPGAGGRRGNRFFIQDDGSGEELKAQGATPPAPSPPPSPPPSPAPLEPAGRGGRGEALFGGAAGASELEPFSLASFPDLMGELISDEASGTPAPAAQLSPALNTITDFSPEWSYPEGGVKVLITGPWTEAAEHYSCVFDHIAVPASLVQPGVLRCYCPAHEVGLVSLQVAGREGPLSTSVLFEYRARRFLSLPSTQLDWLSLDDNQFRMSILERLEQMEKRMADMAAAGQAPCRGPDVPPIQDEGQGPGFEARVVVLVESMIPRSTQRGPERLAHGNPFRGMSLLHLAAAQGYARLIETLSQWRSVGTGSLDLEQEADPLNVDHFSCTPLMWACALGHLEAAVLLFRWNRQALSIPDSLGRLPLSVAHSRGHVRLARCLEELQRQEASAEPPLALSPPSSSPDTGLSSVSSPSELSEGTFSVTSAYSSAPDGSPLPASETVPGQLSAGGPEVPLFLMDCEINPHGPAPSPPPLPAAPEVGAAPEEADGPPAVDVIPVDMISLAKQIIEATPERIKREDFVGLPEAGVPTRERTGALGLSETMSWLASYLENVDHFPSSGPPSELPFERGRPAVPPAPSWAEFLSASASGKMESDFALLTLSDHEQRELYEAARVIQTAFRKYKGRRLKEQQEVAAAVIQRCYRKYKQLTWIALKFALYKKMTQAAILIQSKFRSYYEQKRFQQSRRAAVLIQQHYRSYRRRPGPPHRPTGSLPARSKGSFLTKKQDQAARKIMRFLRRCRHRMRELKQNQELEGVPQPGLAT, translated from the exons ATGGG cacagactccccctccccccggcccctcAGGCCGGGGGTGACCTTGCCCCCTGGAGCCCTCACCATGAATACCAAGGACACCACCGAGGTTGCCG AGAACAGCCACCGCCTGAAGATCTTTCTCCCTAAGAAGCTGCTGGAGTGTCTTCCTCGCTGTCCGCTGCTGCCTCCCGAGCGGCTTCGCTGGAATACAAATGAG GAGATCGCATCCTATTTGATCACCTTTGAGAAGCATGACGAGTGGCTGTCCTGTGCCCCAAAGACAAG gcctcgGAACGGCTCCATCATCCTGTACAATCGCAAGAAGGTGAAGTACCGTAAGGACGGCTACCTGTGGAAGAAGCGGAGGGATGGGAAGACCACACGCGAGGACCACATGAAGCTGAAGGTCCAGGGCATGGAG AACCCTGACATCGTGCTTGTGCACTACCTGAACGTCCCAGCCCTGGAGGACTGTGGGAAGGGCTGCAGCCCCATCTTCTGTTCCATCAGCAGCGACCGGCGAGAGTGGCTGAAGTGGTCCCGGGAGGAGCTGCTGGGGCAGCTGAAGCCCATGT TTCATGGCATCAAGTGGAGCTGTGGGAATGGTATGGAGGAGTTCTCTGTGGAGCAGCTGGTGCAGCAGATCCTGGACACGCACCCCACCAAGCCTGCACCGCGAACCCATGCCTGCCTGTGCAGCGGGGGCCTCG GTTCCGGAAGTCTGACCCACAAATGCAGCAGCACGAAACACCGCATCATTTCTCCGAAAGTGGAGCCCCGAGCGTTAACCCTGACCTCGGTCCCCCATCCCCCTGAGCCCCCTCCGCTGATAGCCCCTCTTCCTCCGGAGCTCCCCAAGGCACAtacttccccttcctcttcctcctcctcctcctctggcttTGCAGAACCCCTAGAGATCAGACCTAGCCCTCCCACCTCTCAAGGGGGTTCATCGAGAGGAGGCACCGCCATCCTCCTCCTGACGGGACTGGAGCAGCGGACCGGGGGCTTGACGCCTGCCAGGCACTTGGCTCCCCAGGCGGATCCTAGGCCTCCCATGAGCTTGGCTGTGGTTGTAGGCTCGGAGGCCTCTGCCCCGCCggctcctcccagccctgcctttgACCCGGATCGTTTTCTCAACAGCCCCCAGAGGGGCCAGACATACGGAGGTGGGCAGGGGGTAAGCCCAGACTTCCCAGAGGCAGAGGCCGCccacaccccctgccctgccctagAGCCCGCTGCTGCCCTGGAGCCCCAGGCAGCTGCTCGGGGTCCCCCTCCTCCGCCAGGAGCAGGTGGGAGAAGAGGAAACCGCTTTTTCATTCAAGATgatggcagtggggaggagctCAAGGCCCAGGGGGCCACCCCACCCGCACCTTCACCCCCTCCTTCACCCCCTCCTTCACCCGCCCCCCTGGAGCCGGCAGGCAGGGGAGGTAGAGGGGAGGCCTTGTTTGGAGGAGCTGCTGGGGCCAGCGAACTGGAGCCCTTCAGTCTTGCATCATTCCCAGACCTCATGGGGGAGCTCATCAGTGACGAGGCTTcaggcacccctgccccagccgcCCAGCTCTCTCCTGCTCTTAACACCATCACGGACTTCTCCCCAGAGTGGTCCTACCCGGAG GGTGGCGTCAAGGTGCTCATCACAGGCCCCTGGACAGAGGCCGCCGAGCACTACTCCTGTGTCTTCGATCACATCGCTGTGCCGGCCTCGCTTGTCCAGCCCGGGGTCTTACGCTGCTACTGTCCTG CCCATGAGGTGGGGCTGGTGTCTCTGCAGGTGGCAGGCCGGGAGGGGCCCCTTTCCACCTCTGTGCTCTTTGAGTATCGAGCCCGCCGGTTCCTTTCACTGCCAAGTACTCAGCTTGACTGGTTGTCATTGGACG ACAACCAGTTCCGAATGTCCATTCTGGAGCGGCTGGAGCAGATGGAGAAGCGGATGGCGGACATGGCAGCAgctgggcaggctccctgccgcggTCCTGACGTGCCTCCGATCCAG GATGAAGGCCAGGGGCCTGGCTTTGAGGCTCGGGTGGTTGTCCTGGTAGAGAGCATGATCCCACGGTCCACCCAGAGGGGCCCTGAGCGCCTGGCCCACGGGAACCCCTTCCGAGGCATGAGCCTCCTACACCTGGCCGCTGCCCAGGGCTACGCACGCCTCATCGAGACACTGAGCCAGTGGCG GAGCGTGGGGACAGGGAGTTTGGACTTGGAGCAAGAGGCTGACCCGCTCAATGTGGACCACTTCTCCTGCACCCCGCTG ATGTGGGCCTGTGCCCTGGGCCACCTGGAAGCCGCAGTGCTCCTCTTCCGCTGGAACCGGCAGGCGCTGAGCATTCCCGACTCCCTGGGCCGGCTGCCCCTGTCCGTGGCACACTCCCGGGGTCATGTGCGCCTTGCCCGCTGCCTCGAGGAACTGCAGAGACAGGAAGCTTCAGCGGAGCCCCCACTCGCCCTGTCACCACCCTCCTCCAGTCCTGACACTG GGCTGAGCAGCGTCTCCTCGCCCTCGGAGCTGTCAGAGGGCACCTTCTCCGTCACATCTGCCTACTCCAGCGCCCCAGATGGTAGTCCTCTGCCGGCCTCCGAGACTGTCCCTGGCCAGCTCTCTGCCGGTGGCCCCGAGGTCCCCCTGTTCCTCATGGACTGTGAAATCAACCCCCACGggccagccccctccccgcctcctctTCCAGCAGCCCCAGAAGTTGGGGCTGCCCCTGAGGAAGCAGACGGCCCGCCGGCCGTGGATGTGATCCCG GTGGACATGATCTCACTGGCCAAGCAGATCATCGAAGCCACGCCAGAGCGGATAAAGCGAGAGGACTTCGTGGGGCTGCCTGAGGCCGGAGTGCCCACGAGGGAGCGGACAGGAGCCCTGGGGCTCAGTGAGACCATGTCCTGGCTGGCCAGCTACCTGGAGAACGTGGACCATTTCCCCAGCTCAGGCCCCCCCAG CGAACTGCCCTTTGAGCGTGGGCGCCCGgctgtccccccagccccctcctgggCAGAGTTCCTGTCTGCCTCGGCCAGCGGCAAGATGGAGAGTGATTTTGCCCTGCTGACGCTGTCGGATCACGAGCAGCGGGAACTGTACGAGGCCGCACGCGTCATCCAGACGGCCTTCCGAAAGTACAAG GGCCGGAGGCTAAAGGAGCAGCAGGAGGTGGCGGCGGCTGTGATCCAGCGCTGCTACCGGAAGTACAAGCAG CTGACCTGGATTGCGCTTAAG TTTGCGCTCTATAAGAAGATGACCCAGGCGGCCATCTTGATCCAGAGCAAGTTCCGAAGCTACTACGAACAGAAGCGCTTCCAGCAGAGCCGCCGGGCGGCTGTGCTCATCCAGCAGCATTACCGCTCCTACCGCCGTCGGCCCGGGCCTCCCCACCGGCCCACGGGCAGCCTGCCAGCCCGCAGCAA AGGCTCCTTCCTCACCAAGAAGCAGGACCAGGCAGCCCGAAAGATCATGAGATTCCTGCGGCGCTGCCGACACAG GATGAGGGAACTGAAGCAGAACCAGGAGCTGGAAGGGGTCCCCCAGCCCGGACTGGCCACCTGA